Proteins encoded within one genomic window of Pigmentiphaga sp. H8:
- a CDS encoding adenosylmethionine--8-amino-7-oxononanoate transaminase, with protein sequence MHTPPPAWVADGARHVWLPYAQMKTAAPPLPVVRTHGSRIELADGRSLVDGVASWWTACHGYNHPAIAQAVRDQLDAMPHVMFGGLTHEPAARLAQRLCALLGPGFDRVFYTDSGSVAVEVAMKMAVQFWLNQGERQRSRFLAFRGGYHGDTFGTMAVCDPEDGMHSLFRGLLTRHVIAPLPRDDASEAELDALLRRHAHELAGILVEPLVQGAGGMLMHPPEVLARLRALADRHGLLLIYDEIFTGFGRTGTMFAFEQADARPDIVTLSKALTGGTLPLAATVASQRVFDGFWSDDPGHALMHGPTFMGNALACAAANASLDLFASEPRLKQVAALSRAMEAGLAPCRELPWVRDVRVLGAIAAIELNGPFDRDALRARLVDAGVWVRPFGNIVYLTPAFTIGQDDLDLLIAAVVGVVRTMRPTAA encoded by the coding sequence ATGCACACACCCCCGCCCGCCTGGGTCGCCGACGGCGCCCGCCACGTCTGGCTGCCCTATGCGCAGATGAAAACCGCCGCGCCGCCGCTGCCGGTGGTGCGCACCCACGGCAGCCGCATCGAACTGGCCGACGGCCGCAGCCTGGTGGACGGCGTGGCCTCGTGGTGGACGGCCTGCCATGGCTACAACCATCCCGCCATCGCCCAGGCCGTGCGCGACCAGCTCGATGCGATGCCGCACGTGATGTTCGGCGGGCTGACGCACGAGCCCGCCGCGCGGCTGGCGCAGCGCCTGTGCGCGCTGCTGGGGCCTGGCTTCGATCGCGTGTTCTACACCGACTCGGGCTCCGTGGCGGTCGAGGTGGCGATGAAGATGGCCGTACAGTTCTGGCTCAACCAGGGCGAGCGCCAACGCTCGCGCTTCCTGGCCTTCCGCGGCGGCTACCACGGCGACACCTTCGGCACGATGGCGGTCTGCGATCCGGAAGACGGCATGCACAGCCTGTTCCGCGGCCTCCTGACCCGGCACGTGATCGCGCCGCTGCCACGCGACGACGCCTCGGAAGCCGAGCTGGACGCGTTGCTCCGCCGGCACGCCCACGAACTCGCCGGCATCCTGGTCGAACCGCTGGTCCAGGGCGCCGGCGGCATGCTGATGCACCCGCCCGAGGTGCTGGCCCGCCTGCGCGCGCTGGCGGACCGCCACGGCCTGCTGCTGATCTACGACGAGATCTTCACCGGTTTCGGCCGCACCGGCACGATGTTCGCGTTCGAACAGGCCGATGCCCGGCCCGACATCGTCACGCTGTCCAAGGCGCTGACCGGCGGCACCCTGCCGCTTGCCGCCACCGTGGCCAGCCAGCGCGTGTTCGACGGCTTCTGGTCCGACGATCCGGGCCATGCCCTGATGCACGGCCCCACCTTCATGGGCAACGCCCTGGCCTGCGCCGCCGCCAACGCCTCGCTGGATCTGTTCGCAAGCGAGCCGCGCCTGAAGCAGGTCGCGGCCCTGTCCCGCGCGATGGAAGCCGGCCTGGCTCCCTGCCGCGAGCTGCCGTGGGTGCGCGACGTGCGCGTGCTGGGCGCCATCGCCGCGATCGAATTGAACGGACCGTTCGACCGCGACGCGCTGCGGGCCAGGCTGGTCGACGCCGGCGTCTGGGTGCGGCCCTTCGGCAACATCGTCTACCTGACACCGGCCTTCACCATCGGCCAGGACGACCTGGATCTTCTGATCGCCGCGGTGGTGGGCGTCGTGCGGACCATGCGCCCCACCGCCGCCTGA
- a CDS encoding 8-amino-7-oxononanoate synthase, whose product MSIFDSLFSQELDRAAQRQTRRRLRTAAAARGGHVTFEGRDVVDFSSNDYLGLARHPVLAERVAEWTARHGAGARASRLVSGNLDLHQAVEAKLARFKGTEAALLFASGWQANAAVLPALLRVPGQGDPLVFSDRLNHASLHHGCQAAGVRQIRFRHNDLDHLDALLAERAGQPGPRFVVTESVFSMDGDRTDVAALCRVAERHGAFVYLDEAHATGVLGPRGAGLASLGEGRVDLAMGTFSKALGGFGAYVAGSRQLCDYLVNTCSGFIYTTALPPPVLAAIDAALDLVPGMDDERRRLAGLGDGLRRALADQGVETGASSTQIVPAIVGEAGAALALSDGLRARGLLAVAIRPPTVPMGTSRLRIALSAAHDEADVARLARTIAELRAQAMNADEGRP is encoded by the coding sequence ATGTCTATATTCGATTCCCTGTTTTCCCAAGAGCTCGACCGCGCCGCGCAGCGCCAGACGCGGCGCCGCTTGCGCACCGCCGCCGCGGCGCGCGGCGGGCATGTGACGTTCGAAGGCCGCGACGTCGTCGATTTCTCCAGCAACGACTATCTGGGCCTGGCCAGGCATCCCGTGCTGGCCGAACGCGTGGCCGAGTGGACCGCGCGCCACGGCGCCGGCGCGCGCGCCTCGCGCCTGGTGTCGGGCAATCTCGATCTGCACCAGGCCGTCGAAGCCAAGCTCGCCCGCTTCAAGGGGACCGAGGCGGCGCTGTTGTTCGCCTCGGGCTGGCAGGCCAACGCCGCCGTGCTGCCGGCCTTGCTGCGCGTACCGGGCCAGGGCGACCCGCTGGTGTTCAGCGACCGGCTGAACCATGCCAGCCTGCATCATGGCTGCCAGGCCGCCGGCGTGCGGCAGATACGTTTCCGGCACAACGATCTCGATCACCTGGATGCACTGCTGGCCGAGCGCGCCGGCCAGCCGGGGCCGCGTTTCGTCGTAACGGAAAGCGTGTTCAGCATGGATGGCGACCGCACCGACGTGGCCGCGCTGTGCCGGGTGGCCGAGCGCCACGGCGCCTTCGTCTACCTGGACGAGGCCCACGCGACCGGCGTGCTGGGGCCGCGCGGCGCCGGGCTGGCCAGCCTGGGCGAGGGCAGGGTGGACCTGGCCATGGGCACCTTCAGCAAGGCCCTGGGCGGCTTCGGGGCCTACGTGGCGGGGTCGCGGCAATTGTGCGACTACCTCGTGAATACCTGCTCGGGATTCATCTACACCACCGCCTTGCCGCCGCCGGTGCTGGCCGCCATCGACGCCGCGCTCGATCTCGTGCCCGGCATGGACGACGAGCGGCGGCGGCTGGCGGGGCTGGGCGACGGACTGCGGCGGGCGCTGGCGGACCAGGGCGTGGAGACGGGCGCCTCGTCGACGCAGATCGTGCCCGCCATCGTGGGCGAGGCGGGCGCGGCGCTGGCCCTGAGCGACGGACTGCGCGCGCGGGGCCTGCTGGCGGTGGCGATCCGTCCGCCCACGGTGCCCATGGGCACGAGCCGGCTGCGGATTGCGCTCAGCGCCGCGCACGACGAAGCGGACGTGGCCCGCCTGGCCCGGACCATCGCCGAACTGCGCGCGCAGGCCATGAACGCGGACGAAGGCCGGCCATGA
- a CDS encoding alpha/beta fold hydrolase: MTDGARLPLVCLHGWGFDASTWAPMRAHLDGWDIHADDAGYFGRTVAAERPAAYVAVGHSLGAMRSLEDAGAGCRGLVLINGFARFSAAGDFPTGVAARVLDRMLTRLAADPAAVVGEFRRRCGAADPIDAGTLDEAVLAAGLRQLRAGDARAAWAARRVPVRILAGDADPVVTPALTAASFGGEAVWCAGGGHLLPLTHPAWCASQIRAFVRELAGAPDPA, from the coding sequence ATGACCGATGGCGCGCGCCTGCCGCTGGTGTGCCTGCATGGCTGGGGCTTCGACGCCTCGACCTGGGCGCCCATGCGCGCCCATCTGGATGGCTGGGACATCCACGCCGACGATGCCGGCTACTTCGGCCGCACCGTCGCGGCCGAACGCCCCGCCGCCTACGTGGCGGTCGGCCATTCGCTGGGCGCCATGCGGAGCCTGGAAGACGCGGGCGCGGGTTGCCGCGGCCTCGTCCTGATCAATGGCTTCGCGCGCTTCTCGGCCGCCGGCGATTTCCCCACGGGGGTGGCCGCTCGGGTGCTGGACCGCATGCTGACCCGCCTGGCGGCCGATCCCGCCGCCGTGGTGGGCGAGTTCCGCCGACGCTGCGGCGCCGCCGATCCCATCGACGCGGGCACGCTGGACGAAGCCGTCCTGGCCGCCGGACTGCGCCAATTGCGCGCGGGCGATGCACGCGCGGCCTGGGCCGCCAGGCGCGTGCCGGTCCGCATCCTGGCCGGCGATGCCGATCCGGTCGTCACGCCGGCGCTCACGGCCGCCTCGTTCGGCGGCGAGGCCGTCTGGTGCGCCGGAGGCGGCCACCTGCTGCCCCTGACGCATCCCGCGTGGTGCGCCAGTCAGATACGCGCGTTCGTGCGCGAACTGGCCGGCGCCCCGGATCCGGCATGA
- the bioD gene encoding dethiobiotin synthase, protein MTGRIHGRAVARRFGDAAGRYERHAGLQREVAEALAARIARLPLPERPRILEIGCGTGFLAEALSRRLGPACWTLTDISPAMLETARRRLSLPGTCRFLAVDGEHPDAELGEFDLICSSMAVQWFGDLDAGLARLGGLLAEGGWMAVATLAEGTFAEWRAVHADHGVRAAVRDYPRPADIGAALPGLRRLMQAERRVLPHRDGMTFLRGLKAIGADAPAPGRRPLPPALFKRILHSFDTQGASVTYHLAYGTWSKGEAPRGVFVTGTDTGIGKTLVSAVLARAWQADYWKPLQTGVATEPDDTGTVARLAGLAPERIHAPHAVLQAPLSPWAAAREEGAALSAADIALPATRAPLVVEGAGGLLVPIDDRATMIDLIAHLGLPVVLVARSALGTLNHTLLSLEALRARGIPVAGVVMSGEPSAGNRLGIEQFGKVRVLAEIPRLPAVDAETVAALARGIEPLERMLEAAGAAGA, encoded by the coding sequence ATGACGGGGCGGATCCATGGGCGGGCCGTGGCCCGCCGTTTCGGCGATGCGGCGGGACGCTACGAACGGCACGCGGGCTTGCAGCGCGAGGTGGCCGAGGCACTGGCCGCGCGCATCGCCCGCCTGCCGCTGCCGGAGCGCCCGCGCATCCTGGAGATAGGCTGCGGCACGGGATTCCTGGCCGAGGCGCTGTCACGCCGGCTGGGACCGGCATGCTGGACGCTGACCGACATCTCGCCCGCCATGCTGGAGACCGCGCGGCGCCGCTTGTCGCTGCCCGGCACCTGCCGTTTCCTGGCCGTGGACGGCGAGCACCCCGACGCGGAACTGGGCGAGTTCGACCTGATCTGTTCCAGCATGGCCGTGCAATGGTTCGGCGACCTGGATGCCGGCCTGGCGCGGCTGGGCGGATTGCTCGCCGAAGGCGGCTGGATGGCCGTGGCGACGCTGGCCGAGGGCACCTTCGCCGAGTGGCGGGCGGTGCACGCGGACCATGGCGTGCGCGCCGCGGTTCGCGACTACCCCCGGCCCGCGGACATCGGCGCCGCGCTGCCCGGCCTGCGCCGCCTGATGCAGGCCGAGCGGCGGGTGCTGCCGCATCGCGACGGCATGACGTTCCTGCGCGGGCTCAAGGCAATAGGTGCGGATGCGCCCGCGCCGGGGCGCCGGCCGCTGCCGCCCGCCCTATTCAAGCGGATACTGCACAGTTTCGATACACAGGGGGCAAGCGTGACCTACCATCTGGCCTACGGCACCTGGAGCAAGGGCGAGGCGCCGCGCGGCGTGTTCGTGACCGGCACCGACACCGGCATCGGCAAGACGCTGGTGTCGGCGGTGCTGGCGCGCGCCTGGCAGGCCGACTATTGGAAGCCCTTGCAGACCGGCGTGGCGACCGAGCCCGACGACACCGGCACGGTGGCGAGGCTGGCCGGCCTTGCGCCCGAGCGCATCCATGCGCCCCACGCGGTGCTGCAGGCGCCCTTGTCGCCCTGGGCGGCCGCGCGCGAGGAAGGCGCGGCGCTGAGCGCGGCCGACATCGCGCTTCCCGCCACGCGCGCGCCGCTGGTGGTGGAGGGCGCCGGCGGACTGCTGGTTCCCATCGACGACCGGGCGACCATGATCGACCTAATCGCACACCTGGGGCTGCCGGTGGTGCTGGTGGCGCGCAGCGCGCTGGGCACGCTCAATCACACGCTGTTGTCGCTGGAGGCGTTGCGCGCGCGGGGCATCCCGGTGGCGGGCGTGGTGATGAGCGGCGAACCCTCGGCGGGCAACCGGCTCGGCATCGAACAGTTCGGCAAGGTCCGCGTGCTGGCCGAGATCCCGCGCCTGCCCGCGGTCGATGCCGAAACGGTGGCGGCCCTGGCGCGCGGCATCGAGCCGCTGGAGCGGATGCTGGAAGCGGCCGGAGCCGCTGGCGCCTGA
- a CDS encoding LysR family transcriptional regulator, protein MNQADLASFYEVAVCKGIRRASERLDTAPSALSKHIKRLESELGIKLLDRSSRGVVLTPAGEVCLHYAEEVLHGERRMLAELEALKGLRNGHVKLYSTEGQIEFVTQTVAGFQQRYPGVTFEIVVAGTETTLAAVSCGDADLGLAFTPTPHDAIECALRISAPLEAVMAPTHELARRKSISLREMLNHRTALPASDFGIRRLIDSICAGERLRVAPAMVTNSIAAMRNYARNQGGITILSHMSIHHELDAGDLVSIPLSHPILGKTCVDVCVLGRRRLPQAVSAYLQHMRKHVRTLYGQDTGRR, encoded by the coding sequence ATGAACCAGGCTGATCTGGCCAGCTTCTATGAAGTCGCGGTATGCAAGGGCATACGCCGCGCATCCGAACGGCTCGACACCGCCCCATCGGCCCTGAGCAAGCACATCAAGCGCCTGGAGAGCGAACTGGGCATCAAGCTGCTGGACCGCTCCAGCCGCGGCGTGGTCCTGACGCCCGCCGGAGAAGTCTGCCTGCACTACGCCGAGGAAGTGTTGCACGGCGAGCGGCGCATGCTGGCCGAACTCGAGGCATTGAAAGGCCTGCGCAATGGCCACGTGAAGCTGTATTCCACCGAAGGCCAGATCGAGTTCGTCACGCAGACCGTGGCCGGTTTCCAGCAACGCTATCCAGGCGTGACCTTCGAGATCGTGGTGGCGGGCACGGAAACCACCCTGGCCGCGGTCAGCTGCGGCGACGCCGACCTGGGCCTGGCTTTCACGCCCACGCCGCACGACGCCATCGAATGCGCCCTGCGCATTTCCGCGCCGCTGGAAGCGGTGATGGCGCCCACGCACGAACTGGCGCGCCGCAAATCGATATCGCTGCGCGAGATGCTGAATCACCGCACGGCGCTGCCGGCCTCGGACTTCGGCATACGCCGGCTGATCGATTCCATCTGCGCCGGCGAACGCCTGCGGGTGGCGCCCGCGATGGTGACCAACTCCATCGCAGCGATGAGGAACTACGCGCGCAACCAGGGCGGCATCACCATCCTGTCGCACATGTCCATCCACCATGAACTGGATGCGGGCGACCTGGTCAGCATCCCGCTGTCGCATCCCATCCTGGGCAAGACCTGCGTGGACGTGTGCGTGCTGGGCCGCCGGCGCCTGCCGCAGGCGGTCAGCGCCTATCTCCAGCACATGCGCAAGCACGTGCGCACGCTGTACGGCCAGGACACCGGCAGGCGCTGA
- a CDS encoding RidA family protein, giving the protein MSTSKIFMSDAVAKPKAPLSHAVVAGDFVFVSGTTPFDANRELAPTFSEQMHQVMKNLKQILAECDSSLDKVVKANVILTDISRFNEMNEIYRSYFQEGKFPARTTIEAPLAIAGMMLEIEVVATR; this is encoded by the coding sequence ATGTCCACAAGCAAGATTTTCATGTCCGATGCCGTCGCCAAACCCAAGGCGCCGCTCTCGCACGCGGTCGTCGCCGGCGACTTCGTCTTCGTCTCGGGCACGACCCCCTTCGACGCCAACCGCGAGCTGGCGCCGACCTTCTCCGAGCAGATGCACCAGGTGATGAAGAATCTCAAGCAGATCCTGGCCGAATGCGACAGCTCGCTCGACAAGGTGGTGAAGGCCAACGTGATCCTGACCGACATCAGCCGCTTCAACGAGATGAACGAGATCTATCGCAGCTATTTCCAGGAAGGCAAGTTCCCCGCCCGCACCACGATCGAGGCACCCCTGGCGATCGCCGGGATGATGCTGGAGATCGAGGTCGTGGCGACCCGCTAG
- a CDS encoding tripartite tricarboxylate transporter substrate binding protein has protein sequence MKMSLSSSLFARRATGAVLACAAVACAASATAADSYPSRSIRIIVPFAAGGGSDVTARLIGKKLQEAYGQAVVIENQPGASTQIATRNVIRSAPDGYTLLLATTSVVNNAHLYPKLDYDAMKELVPVVGIVDVPPFLAVGPGIKATNVKDFITEIKAKAATEKGVTFGSAGPGSTLHLASEWLIKQLGIKAVHSPYKGSGPASVALAQGDVDFSFDNIPPLRPMVDAGKVRLLMVGARNRFPSTPALPTLKESGLPDEELSSWFILMAPAQTPPAVVASINSEVNKILKKPDVRSTLIDLGLAPMDTSVDDLKKRMRNDFDMWGGIIKDAKVTLE, from the coding sequence ATGAAGATGTCGTTGAGTTCATCGCTTTTCGCACGACGCGCCACCGGTGCCGTGCTTGCGTGCGCCGCCGTGGCTTGTGCGGCCTCCGCCACGGCGGCGGATTCCTATCCCAGCCGTTCCATCAGGATCATCGTGCCCTTCGCCGCCGGCGGCGGCAGCGACGTGACGGCGCGGCTGATCGGCAAGAAGCTGCAGGAAGCCTACGGCCAGGCCGTGGTGATCGAGAACCAGCCCGGCGCCAGCACCCAGATCGCGACCCGCAACGTGATCCGGTCCGCGCCCGATGGCTATACGCTGTTGCTGGCGACCACCTCGGTCGTCAACAACGCCCACCTGTATCCCAAGCTCGATTACGACGCCATGAAAGAGCTGGTGCCGGTGGTGGGCATCGTCGACGTGCCGCCGTTCCTGGCCGTGGGACCCGGCATCAAGGCGACCAACGTCAAGGATTTCATCACCGAGATCAAGGCCAAGGCCGCCACCGAGAAAGGCGTGACTTTTGGCTCGGCGGGCCCCGGCAGCACGCTGCACCTGGCTTCCGAATGGCTGATCAAGCAGCTCGGCATCAAGGCCGTGCATTCACCCTACAAGGGCAGCGGCCCGGCATCGGTGGCATTGGCCCAGGGCGACGTCGATTTCAGTTTCGACAACATCCCGCCGCTGCGCCCCATGGTGGATGCCGGCAAGGTGCGCCTGCTGATGGTGGGGGCACGCAACCGCTTCCCGAGCACGCCGGCGCTGCCGACCCTGAAGGAATCGGGACTGCCCGACGAGGAACTGTCGAGCTGGTTCATCCTGATGGCTCCGGCGCAGACCCCGCCCGCCGTGGTGGCGTCGATCAACAGCGAAGTGAACAAGATCCTGAAGAAGCCGGACGTGCGCAGCACGTTGATCGATCTGGGGCTTGCGCCCATGGACACGTCGGTGGACGATCTGAAGAAGCGCATGCGCAATGACTTCGACATGTGGGGCGGCATCATCAAGGATGCCAAGGTGACGCTGGAGTGA
- a CDS encoding xanthine dehydrogenase family protein molybdopterin-binding subunit, protein MGESKVDGGYAHIGRPLVRVEDARHLAGGGAFVADIQAPGCLEVAFCRSPVAHGRLKGVTLPPELPAGTFWTAADIAGLALPIYCALLRPEFNGAPYPLLADGKVRFAGEPVVLALGATRTEAEERAEQVQLDIEPLAAVVDAWDEVDHPGVPLHDHLSSNLVMRIGRALGDAQAIIDDPAGRGLRQVTRRLSMGRVLASPLECRGCLAYPDPAGGVVVHVSSQRPHLIRTFLAEQIPGLTEADIRVVVPDVGGGFGSKSNLYPEEVLVTALAWKLRRPVRWIEDRYEHFVASNHSRQHEQRITAYFDDTGRIHALDALVVVDAGAYSAKTSTGAIEANMATNVMLGPYDIRNYRFEAVSIHTNKSPLGPYRGVGRPGGCFAMERIIEEVARELGADPLDVRRANLISPAQMPYVSATGLAYDSGNYREVVDAAGRFVAENWPAARQADDGGRVGVGYAMLVEQAAHGAEEWRRRGSPLIYGHESARATLNMDGTLVIEVGTLSHGQGHFTSLAQIAAEITTLPVSAIRIRQGDTSAAPYGLGSVASRSIVMAGGAVAMACRDIVGKARAIHAVLHETDDAQIEVRDGACISPQGTMSFGDLARVAYVGVSKLPRSISPGFSFQADYRPGVETGTFSYTLHAARVSVDPDTGFVRILDYLVVEDCGTVVNPLILDGQIRGGVAQGIGQALYEEMIYDSNGQPQTVTFGDYAVPSAVEVPPISILHFSTPSPHSEFGMKGMGEGGAVAPPAAIANAVRDALAELGVDVCRTPITPDYLLRQLHEAGQGGAR, encoded by the coding sequence ATGGGGGAAAGCAAGGTCGACGGTGGCTACGCCCATATCGGGCGGCCGCTGGTCCGGGTGGAGGATGCCCGCCACCTGGCTGGCGGGGGCGCCTTCGTGGCGGACATCCAGGCGCCGGGATGCCTGGAAGTAGCGTTCTGCCGCAGCCCGGTGGCCCATGGCCGATTGAAGGGCGTGACGCTGCCGCCGGAATTGCCGGCCGGCACGTTCTGGACCGCGGCCGACATCGCCGGCCTGGCTTTGCCCATCTACTGCGCGCTGCTGCGTCCGGAATTCAACGGCGCGCCGTATCCGCTGCTGGCCGACGGCAAGGTGCGCTTTGCCGGCGAGCCGGTGGTGCTGGCGCTGGGCGCGACCCGGACCGAGGCCGAGGAACGCGCCGAGCAGGTACAGCTGGACATCGAGCCGCTGGCCGCGGTGGTCGATGCCTGGGACGAGGTCGACCACCCGGGCGTGCCGCTGCACGACCACCTGTCCTCCAACCTGGTCATGCGCATCGGCCGCGCGCTGGGCGATGCGCAGGCCATCATCGACGATCCGGCCGGGCGCGGCCTGCGGCAGGTCACGCGCCGCCTGTCCATGGGCAGGGTGCTGGCCAGCCCCCTGGAATGCCGGGGCTGCCTGGCCTATCCCGATCCGGCCGGCGGCGTGGTCGTGCACGTGTCCAGCCAGCGGCCGCACCTGATCCGCACCTTCCTGGCCGAACAGATTCCCGGCCTGACCGAGGCCGACATCCGCGTGGTGGTGCCGGACGTGGGCGGCGGCTTCGGCTCCAAGAGCAATCTTTATCCCGAGGAAGTGCTGGTGACCGCGCTGGCCTGGAAGCTGCGGCGGCCGGTGCGCTGGATCGAGGACCGCTACGAGCATTTCGTCGCCAGCAACCACAGCCGCCAGCACGAGCAGCGCATCACCGCCTATTTCGACGACACGGGCAGGATCCACGCGCTGGACGCGCTGGTGGTGGTGGATGCCGGCGCCTATTCGGCCAAGACCTCCACCGGGGCGATCGAGGCCAACATGGCCACCAACGTCATGCTCGGGCCCTACGACATCCGCAACTATCGCTTCGAGGCCGTCAGCATCCACACCAACAAGAGCCCCCTGGGGCCTTACCGTGGCGTGGGCCGGCCGGGCGGCTGCTTCGCGATGGAGCGCATCATCGAGGAGGTCGCCCGCGAACTGGGCGCCGACCCGCTGGACGTGCGCCGGGCCAACCTGATCTCGCCGGCGCAGATGCCCTACGTGTCGGCCACCGGACTGGCCTACGACTCGGGCAACTACCGCGAGGTCGTCGATGCCGCCGGGCGCTTCGTGGCCGAGAACTGGCCCGCCGCGCGGCAGGCCGATGACGGCGGCCGGGTGGGCGTGGGCTATGCGATGCTGGTCGAGCAGGCCGCGCACGGCGCCGAGGAATGGCGCCGCCGGGGTTCGCCGCTGATCTACGGCCACGAGTCGGCGCGCGCCACGCTGAACATGGACGGCACGCTGGTCATCGAGGTCGGCACGCTGTCGCACGGGCAGGGGCATTTCACCAGCCTGGCGCAGATCGCGGCCGAGATCACCACGCTGCCGGTCTCGGCGATACGGATACGCCAGGGCGATACGTCGGCTGCGCCGTACGGCCTGGGCTCGGTCGCTTCGCGGTCCATCGTGATGGCGGGCGGGGCGGTGGCCATGGCCTGCCGGGACATCGTCGGCAAGGCGCGCGCCATCCACGCCGTGCTGCACGAGACGGACGACGCGCAGATCGAGGTGCGCGACGGCGCCTGCATCTCGCCGCAGGGCACCATGTCCTTCGGCGACCTGGCCCGGGTTGCCTACGTGGGCGTGAGCAAGCTGCCGCGCTCCATTTCTCCCGGCTTCTCGTTCCAGGCCGACTACCGGCCCGGCGTCGAGACCGGAACGTTTTCCTACACGCTGCATGCCGCGCGCGTCAGCGTCGACCCGGACACCGGCTTCGTCAGGATCCTGGACTACCTGGTCGTGGAGGATTGCGGCACCGTGGTCAACCCCCTGATCCTGGACGGCCAGATACGCGGCGGCGTCGCGCAAGGCATCGGCCAGGCCCTGTATGAAGAAATGATCTACGACAGCAATGGCCAGCCGCAGACCGTGACCTTCGGCGACTACGCCGTGCCCAGCGCGGTCGAGGTTCCGCCGATTTCCATCCTGCACTTCAGCACCCCGTCGCCCCATTCCGAGTTCGGCATGAAAGGCATGGGGGAAGGAGGCGCCGTGGCGCCGCCCGCGGCCATCGCCAATGCCGTGCGCGACGCGCTGGCGGAGCTGGGCGTGGACGTGTGCCGTACGCCCATCACGCCCGACTACCTGCTGCGCCAGCTGCACGAAGCCGGGCAGGGAGGTGCGCGATGA
- a CDS encoding xanthine dehydrogenase family protein subunit M, which translates to MKLPPFALHVPRTLDEALALRAALGSDAKVLAGGQSLLPMMRYRMLRPYALIDITRVESLARLDTAPAVRMGAAVTHADVERCERAGALFDLLRAHAAEIAFLPVRSRGTVVGSLVHADPAGDWPLLLTALDATVELASLRGRRAVALRDFIRGAMDSDVQVDEIALAATLPERASGLVRWGRCKLMHRAGEFASASALALQGADGQWACWLGAIDPGPLALPATAARLPAAGGLLPPRRDIAASALDEILAARPHVDPLAASRHAQAMARAAEQAWQGVAA; encoded by the coding sequence ATGAAGCTTCCGCCTTTCGCGCTGCACGTGCCGCGCACGCTGGACGAGGCGCTGGCGCTGCGCGCCGCCCTGGGCAGCGATGCCAAGGTCCTGGCCGGCGGGCAGAGCCTATTGCCCATGATGCGCTACCGCATGCTGCGCCCCTACGCGCTGATCGATATCACCCGGGTGGAATCACTCGCGCGCCTGGATACCGCGCCGGCCGTGCGCATGGGCGCGGCCGTCACCCATGCCGACGTCGAGCGGTGCGAGCGGGCGGGTGCGCTGTTCGACCTGCTGCGGGCGCATGCCGCCGAAATCGCCTTCCTGCCGGTGCGCAGCCGGGGCACCGTGGTCGGCAGCCTGGTCCACGCCGATCCGGCGGGAGACTGGCCGCTGCTGCTGACCGCGCTCGACGCCACGGTGGAACTGGCCAGCCTGCGGGGACGGCGCGCCGTCGCGCTGCGCGATTTCATTCGCGGCGCCATGGACAGCGACGTGCAGGTGGACGAGATCGCGCTGGCGGCCACGCTGCCCGAGCGGGCATCGGGCCTCGTCCGGTGGGGGCGGTGCAAGCTCATGCACCGGGCCGGCGAATTCGCCTCGGCCAGCGCATTGGCCCTGCAGGGGGCCGACGGCCAGTGGGCATGCTGGCTGGGCGCGATCGATCCCGGTCCGCTGGCGCTGCCGGCCACGGCGGCGCGGCTGCCGGCCGCCGGGGGCTTGCTGCCCCCCAGGCGCGACATCGCGGCCTCAGCCCTGGACGAGATCCTGGCCGCCCGGCCCCACGTCGATCCGCTGGCGGCATCCCGCCACGCGCAGGCGATGGCCCGGGCGGCCGAACAGGCATGGCAAGGAGTTGCTGCATGA
- a CDS encoding (2Fe-2S)-binding protein: MNITLTVNGRETGLEVEPSAVLADVLREQCRQTSVHLGCEHGVCGACNVIVDGKVVRACLTLAGSVDGSSVTTLEGLCDAKADRLRRAFSEYHALQCGFCTPGMVVSGYDIVRRGQLRDEPAIRQCLSGNICRCTGYHGIVAAVVEVANEERPTTEVQA; encoded by the coding sequence ATGAACATCACATTGACCGTGAACGGCCGCGAGACCGGACTCGAGGTCGAACCCTCCGCGGTACTGGCCGACGTGCTGCGCGAGCAGTGCCGGCAGACCTCCGTGCACCTGGGCTGCGAGCACGGCGTATGCGGCGCCTGCAACGTCATCGTCGACGGCAAGGTGGTGCGTGCCTGCCTGACCCTGGCGGGCTCGGTGGACGGCTCCTCGGTGACGACGCTGGAAGGGCTGTGCGACGCCAAGGCCGACCGGCTGCGCCGGGCCTTCAGCGAGTACCACGCCCTGCAATGCGGCTTCTGCACGCCGGGCATGGTCGTGAGCGGGTACGACATCGTGCGCCGCGGCCAGTTGCGTGACGAGCCGGCGATCCGCCAGTGCCTGTCCGGCAACATCTGCCGCTGCACGGGCTATCACGGCATCGTCGCGGCCGTTGTCGAAGTGGCCAACGAAGAACGACCCACTACCGAGGTGCAAGCGTGA